The sequence AAAGTAAAAGGATAAAGTTAATACATCAATCGATGCTATCTATCAGGTTAATTTCCTTTAAGGATATTTTTTTAAATCATTCTTTTTTAGGAGGGCTGGCCGAGAAGAAAATATCGGCATAATCGCAGGAAGCGGAGCTTTTGGTGTGCTGGGAGTTGATATAAAGTAGGACGGTGCCTACGGTAGGTGGTTCTTCCTGGAAAAGTTTTTTGTAATCTTCGTAAACATTGCGGGACTCGGATACCCACTGGTTCAAATTATTAACCCCGCTCTGGAGGACGACGTACTTCATTTTGCTGTAGGCCGTGCTCGTTCCTGAAAACCCAGCCGGGGCCTGACTGTCCCAGATATAGCCGACAGACTTGATCATGGTGGGAAACTTGGGAAATACTACGTAGATTTGGCCGGCTTGATCATCCGTTTCCCTTTTCCTGATATCCCCACCTTTGGGAAGCTTCGTGGCTCTCCAGCGCCAGGAAAGATACGGGTATTGGCGGATGTCGAAGGACATCTCTTTTTTCAACCCGAAGGTATCGCCGACCGAAAGGAGGCGCAAAAAATGGCCTTCCTTCTCTTGCTCCAAGGTAATCTTGGAATCGCTCCCCGGTTCTTTTTCCAGGTTCCAACCGACCGGAAACCCTTTCGCATCTACTCCACCCGCAAAGCGGTCTACCCAAAGGATCCCCTTTTCCCCGGCTACTGCAGCTCCGGTGCCCCCCCAAAGAAAAAGCAGAAGAAGGATAATCACTCTCCCAATGTCCATTTTTCCTTCCTTTTCATCCCACCTCATCGTAAGCCCGGCGCTTGAATTTCACGCCCAACTCCTCTTCGGCCAGCCTGCGGCAGGCTTCGACATCAACACCTGGCATTGCCACGATGGTAGCCACAACTTCTGGAATAACTTTTTTCGCCTCCCGGATAAAATCGAGTATCCCGTGGAAACTTTCTTCTCCAAAGGGGGAACGGCAGAGGCGCTGATATTTTTCAGGGCTTTCGGCATTTAAGCTGACCGATACCGCATCCACCAACCCTTTTAATTCAGGAAGGATGTTCCGGCCATAGACCAGGTTCGCCTGCCCGTCAGTATCGATGCGTACCCGGGCCCCCTTTTTCTTTAATTCCGCAGCAACGGTTTTGACCGTTTCCAGGCGAAGCAGGGGTTCGCCGAATCCACAGAAAACGATTTCTTGATACCTTTGGGGATCCCCCACGGCCTGAACCAGTTCCTCAGCACTGGGTTCGCGGGACAGCTCCAGGTCATGCCCCTTGACTACGTAAGAAGCTTTTTTGGCGCAGAACGTGCAGAGATTTGAGCAACGATTGGTGAGGTTCAGGTACAATGAATTGCGGATGGGGTATACAATCTTCCCTTTGGGAAGTTCCTCCCCTATCCCGAAAAGAGCCCGGGCATTCAAAGATGTGATTCGGCATACATCCTCAAAGCTCAAGCTTTTCAGGGAGGCCACTTTTTCGGCCGTATTCCGGATGAAAGCAGGTTCATTCCTCTTCCCGCGGTAAGGCTCCGGTGCCAGGTAAGGACAGTCCGTCTCCAGGAGTATCTTTTCCAGGGGAATACACCGGACAACTTCTTGCTGGGTGGTTGCTTTTGAAAAAGTCACTGTCCCCGGGATGGAAATAAAAAAACCCATCTGAATAACTTTTTTGGCGAGAGGAACATCGCCGGAGAAGCAATGAAAAACTCCTTTCCACAGACC is a genomic window of Deltaproteobacteria bacterium containing:
- a CDS encoding TatD family nuclease-associated radical SAM protein — its product is MFVLIDSHAHLEMKDFDKDRNRVIARAVEAGVRHIITVATTIPDIHKALEIGQKNESIFVSIGIHPHEAQDIRAGDYDQLRALAREKKVVAFGEIGLDFYRNHSPRAIQLTRFRELLRLGKDLGLPIILHDREAHDEILNVLMEEGDGLWKGVFHCFSGDVPLAKKVIQMGFFISIPGTVTFSKATTQQEVVRCIPLEKILLETDCPYLAPEPYRGKRNEPAFIRNTAEKVASLKSLSFEDVCRITSLNARALFGIGEELPKGKIVYPIRNSLYLNLTNRCSNLCTFCAKKASYVVKGHDLELSREPSAEELVQAVGDPQRYQEIVFCGFGEPLLRLETVKTVAAELKKKGARVRIDTDGQANLVYGRNILPELKGLVDAVSVSLNAESPEKYQRLCRSPFGEESFHGILDFIREAKKVIPEVVATIVAMPGVDVEACRRLAEEELGVKFKRRAYDEVG
- a CDS encoding DUF3047 domain-containing protein is translated as MDIGRVIILLLLFLWGGTGAAVAGEKGILWVDRFAGGVDAKGFPVGWNLEKEPGSDSKITLEQEKEGHFLRLLSVGDTFGLKKEMSFDIRQYPYLSWRWRATKLPKGGDIRKRETDDQAGQIYVVFPKFPTMIKSVGYIWDSQAPAGFSGTSTAYSKMKYVVLQSGVNNLNQWVSESRNVYEDYKKLFQEEPPTVGTVLLYINSQHTKSSASCDYADIFFSASPPKKE